A stretch of the Medicago truncatula cultivar Jemalong A17 chromosome 5, MtrunA17r5.0-ANR, whole genome shotgun sequence genome encodes the following:
- the LOC11409908 gene encoding increased DNA methylation 1, with translation MGIVSWLIKNQVLVSGTNVFCQGSNKVVKRGSLFSDAIVCDCCHVTFTITGFESHAGCTRHRPSTSILLEDGRSLLDCQREALSSSDHKGNHSVVNENQKKNHSIVKENRKKNHCVVKENSEAKNDNVCSICGFGGDLALCDRCPSAFHLGCLGLNRVPIGEWFCPTCCCKICYRPKCKQECKDHKDNNILVCVQCEQKYHFGCVKAVGIEFNHMENWFCSVVCGNMFLCLKKLLGKPIKVADNLTWTLVKNVSSVDDKEFNQKESKLNMALGVLYEGFNPTFDALSGRELIKDVVFSRESEHNRLNFCGFYNVILEKMGEVISVATVRIYGQKVAEVVFVATKEQYRRQGICHLLMDEIEKQLTRLGVEKLLLHSSEDAMNIWTKSFGFARMASKDKCQFIDHTFLEFQNSTMCLKALKTPIWSCIA, from the coding sequence ATGGGTATTGTTTCTTGGTTGATAAAGAATCAAGTTTTGGTTTCAGGGACTAATGTGTTCTGTCAGGGCAGTAACAAAGTTGTCAAAAGAGGAAGTTTGTTTTCTGATGCTAtagtttgtgattgttgtcATGTTACCTTTACTATCACCGGGTTCGAGTCTCATGCTGGTTGTACAAGACATAGACCATCCACTAGTATCTTGTTGGAAGATGGAAGATCGTTGTTGGATTGTCAAAGGGAAGCTCTGAGTTCGAGTGATCATAAAGGGAATCATTCTGTTGTCAACGAAAATCAAAAGAAGAATCATTCCATTGTCAAAGAAAATCGAAAGAAGAATCATTGTGTTGTCAAAGAAAATTCTGAAGCAAAGAATGATAATGTTTGTTCTATTTGTGGTTTTGGAGGTGACTTAGCACTATGTGATCGATGCCCTTCTGCATTCCACCTCGGTTGTTTAGGTCTCAATCGAGTTCCAATTGGTGAATGGTTCTGTCCAACTTGTTGTTGCAAAATATGCTATCGACCCAAATGCAAACAAGAATGTAAAGATCACAAGGATAACAATATTCTTGTTTGTGTTCAATGTGAGCAAAAATATCACTTTGGATGCGTAAAGGCTGTAGGAATTGAATTTAATCACATGGAGAATTGGTTTTGCAGTGTGGTTTGTGGGAACATGTTCTTATGTCTAAAGAAGTTGTTAGGAAAACCAATTAAGGTTGCAGATAATTTAACATGGACATTGGTGAAGAATGTGAGTAGTGTTGATGACAAGGAGTTTAATCAAAAGGAGAGTAAGTTGAATATGGCTCTTGGTGTATTGTATGAGGGTTTTAATCCAACTTTTGATGCTTTATCAGGAAGAGAGTTGATTAAAGATGTTGTTTTTAGCAGAGAATCAGAACACAATCGCTTAAACTTTTGTGGTTTCTATAATGtaattttggagaaaatgggTGAAGTGATTTCAGTGGCAACTGTAAGGATTTATGGTCAAAAGGTTGCAGAGGTAGTTTTCGTGGCCACCAAGGAACAATATCGACGACAAGGAATCTGTCATTTGTTGATGGATGAGATTGAGAAACAGTTAACTCGCTTAGGAGTTGAGAAATTACTTCTGCATTCCTCAGAGGATGCTATGAACATTTGGACAAAATCATTTGGTTTTGCCAGGATGGCCAGTAAAGATAAGTGTCAGTTTATTGATCATACTTTTTTAGAATTTCAGAATAGTACCATGTGTCTCAAAGCACTGAAAACACCTATATGGTCTTGCATTGCTTGA
- the LOC11410940 gene encoding serine/threonine-protein kinase/endoribonuclease IRE1a, whose product MNHSVSIFFFISIFIFSCIVADVSISTTQSQQLSLLHNGFSPSPPSLPPSSSPLVSNSLDRKPVTALVAGLDGTIYLVESASGRVIWSFSSGSPIYHSSANTPPSSGLIECGDDWELIFHDPHFGKTRLKESVADYVAVTPIVSKDGAVILGSKRSTVFEVDAKTGKLLRSYGAADFRNVSTTAMWSGDKDSEGVTNDLRANNKELADPAKLNLPEFLLQIVRTDYFLQSVGPGSGIVLWTMSVAEFEAVLFCQHNENPTLTASLDAEGEYAYDVDSGLDFAMPYACPDRKLREVYRQRKNFLFEPDKIQRLSDVDAYQEKGMLPMPDLKLMLPSQPKSDRFLPGHGGNMMLPVPVPNYMQPKITYDSNGNAVMLPQPPMEITAPREVDLSRVIELSMSLLVVLSVVFLLMLYQNRLKNNVTSKVQISDSDLKSSPSKKKRVRKSGKNNIIVEENIRIHKEAENEARLYYNNVNGRRIGKLCVLNKEIAKGSNGTIVLEGIYEGRTVAVKRLVQAHHDVAHKEIQNLIASDFHPNIVRWYGVEYDHDFVYLALERCACNLDDLITFYSDLSENSVLREDQAFDFFKKAQIEAQRDDMQCLWKSNGYPSPLLLKLMRDVVSGLVHLHELGIIHRDLKPQNVLLIKERSLCAKLSDMGISKRLLEDMSSLGHSSTGCGSSGWQAPEQLLQGRQTRAVDLFSLGCVLFFCMTAGRHPFGERLERDVNIVKNKKDLFLVEFLPEAEDLISCLLNPDPNLRPKAIEVLHHPLFWSSEMRLSFLRDVSDRVELEDRETNSVLLNVLESTAPLALGVKWDEKMEPAFIANIGRYRRYKFDSVRDLLRVMRNKLNHFRELPPEIQELIGPVPEGFNDYFASRFPRLLIEVYKVICNYCKDDECFQRYFRDVD is encoded by the exons atgaaTCATTCAGTttcaatcttcttcttcatctcaatcttcatcttcagcTGCATCGTTGCAGATGTATCCATCTCCACCACCCAATCCCAACAACTCTCTCTTCTCCACAACGGTTTCTCTCCCTCTCCTCCATCTCTTCCACCGTCATCGTCGCCGTTGGTTTCGAATTCATTGGACAGAAAACCTGTTACGGCACTTGTGGCTGGTTTAGATGGAACTATTTATCTGGTTGAAAGTGCTTCTGGGAGGGTAATTTGGTCTTTTTCATCTGGTTCACCGATCTATCATTCTTCTGCTAATACTCCTCCGTCTTCTGGTCTTATTGAATGTGGTGATGACTGGGAATTAATCTTTCATGATCCCCACTTTGGTAAAACG AGACTCAAGGAATCTGTTGCTGATTATGTTGCTGTTACGCCTATTGTGTCAAAAGATGGAGCTGTTATTCTTGGATCCAAAAGGAGCACTGTATTTGAAGTGGATGCTAAAACAGGAAAGCTCCTTAGAAGCTATGGTGCTGCTGATTTTCGTAATGTTTCTACTACTGCAATGTGGAGTGGTGACAAGGACAGTGAGGGTGTTACTAACGACTTACGTGCAAATAATAAGGAGCTTGCTGATCCAGCAAAGCTTAATTTACCAGAGTTTTTGCTCCAGATAGTTAGGactgattattttttacaatctGTGGGTCCTGGTTCAGGAATAGTGTTATGGACTATGTCAGTAGCTGAATTTGAGGCTGTATTATTTTGCCAACATAATGAAAATCCTACCTTGACAGCTTCGCTTGATGCAGAAGGTGAGTATGCTTACGATGTTGACAGTGGCTTGGATTTTGCTATGCCGTATGCGTGTCCTGACAGAAAACTCAGAGAAGTCTATCGCCAACGAAAGAATTTTCTGTTTGAACCTGATAAAATTCAAAGATTATCTGATGTTGATGCTTATCAAGAGAAAGGTATGCTCCCAATGCCCGATTTAAAGCTGATGCTTCCATCACAACCTAAGAGTGATAGATTTCTCCCCGGTCATGGTGGTAATATGATGCTGCCTGTGCCTGTGCCAAATTATATGCAGCCGAAAATCACCTATGATAGTAATGGTAATGCAGTTATGCTCCCTCAGCCTCCTATGGAGATCACTGCACCAAGGGAAGTTGATCTGAGCAGGGTGATTGAATTGTCAATGTCATTATTGGTTGTATTATCTGTGGTCTTTCTTTTGATGTTGTACCAAAATCggttaaaaaataatgttacatCGAAGGTCCAAATCAGTGACTCAGATTTGAAAAGTtcaccttctaaaaaaaagaGAGTACGTAAGTCAGGAAAAAACAACATCATTGTTGAGGAGAATATACGAATTCATAAGGAAGCAGAAAATGAGGCACGGTTGTACTATAATAATGTTAATGGACGCAGGATCGGTAAACTGTGTGTATTAAATAAAGAAATCGCAAAGGGGAGTAATGGCACCATTGTCCTTGAAGGGATATATGAAGGTCGGACAGTTGCTGTCAAACGTCTTGTTCAGGCTCATCATGATGTAGCTCATAAAGAAATCCAAAACCTCATTGCTTCTGACTTTCATCCAAATATTGTTCGATGGTATGGTGTGGAATATGATCACGATTTTGTTTACCTTGCTCTGGAGCGTTGTGCATGCAACTTGGATGATCTGATTACTTTTTATTCAGATTTGTCAGAAAACTCAGTGTTAAGAGAGGATCaagcttttgatttttttaagaaggccCAGATAGAAGCACAGAGGGATGATATGCAGTGTCTTTGGAAATCAAATGGTTATCCATCTCCACTTTTACTAAAGTTGATGAG GGATGTGGTTTCTGGGCTTGTTCATTTGCATGAACTAGGAATAATACACCGGGATTTGAAACCCCAAAATGTTTTGTTAATCAAGGAAAGGTCATTATGTGCCAAACTTTCTGATATGGGGATTAGTAAACGACTTCTTGAAGACATGTCTTCTTTAGGCCACAGTTCTACTG GCTGTGGCAGTTCGGGTTGGCAAGCGCCAGAGCAGCTTCTTCAAGGACGCCAAACACGGGCTGTAGATTTGTTTAGTTTAGGCTGTGTCCTCTTTTTCTGTATGACAGCAGGAAGACATCCATTTGGAGAGCGTCTTGAGCGTGATGTCAACATtgttaaaaataagaaagatcTTTTCTTAGTAGAGTTCCTTCCTGAAGCTGAGGATCTTATTTCTTGTTTATTAAACCCTGACCCTAATCTAAG GCCAAAGGCGATTGAAGTATTGCATCATCCTCTATTTTGGAGTTCTGAGATGAGACTTTCATTTCTTCGCGACGTTAGTGACAGAGTGGAACTTGAAGATAGAGAGACTAATTCTGTTCTTTTGAATGTATTAGAGAGCACTGCTCCACTGGCTTTAGGTGTAAAATGGGACGAAAAGATGGAACCAGCTTTCATTGCCAACATTGGTCGTTACAGGCGATATAAATTTGACAGCGTCCGAGACTTGTTGAGGGTCATGAGAAACAAGCTAAATCATTTTAGGGAATTGCCTCCAGAAATTCAG GAATTGATAGGACCTGTTCCGGAAGGATTCAATGACTACTTTGCAAGTCGATTTCCTAGGCTCTTGATTGAAGTGTACAAAGTTATCTGCAACTATTGCAAGGATGATGAATgttttcaaagatattttagAGACGTTGATTAA